ATTAATGAGTTTGCAAGTCAGATAGACTTAGCTCCTACAATAATGGATTTACTGGGTTTGTCCTGGACCAGTCCATGGGTTGGAAAATCTTTGATTGCTAAACAAGATCTTCCGATTGCCTACACGAATAGACCCGGAAGCTACTGGGCGGTAATGAGTAAAGAAGGAAGTGTCTTTTCAGAGAATGATAATAAATTCCACGTGGATGATCTAATTGATCTTAAACTGGAAAATAGATTGAAATCTTTGGGAAGTTCTTGGTTAAGAGTGACAAGTTGGCTACTGCAAGAAGATCTTTATTGGCCAAAATTGGACAAGAATAATTAGATGGCTAGTCCAATAAAAATAACAAAGTCAAATAGATGAAATTATGTTTCAGAAATTATGCCTTTTCTTCATCAGTCTACTGCTAAGTTTTGATTTATCCTTAGCACGTCCAAAAATTTCTCTGGATGAACGAGAAAACATTCGGATCTATGAGGATACCAGCCCTGCTGTTGTCAACATCAGTTCTATTGCAGTAAATTATGATTTTTTCTATCGCCCGATGCCGTCAGAAGCAGGTTCTGGGACGGGCTTCTTTATCGACCGAGAAGGTCATATTGTCACCAATTATCATGTAATTGAAGGAGCCCAAGAATTAATTGTCACCATGCTCGATGAGAGTCGATGGGAAGCCGATATAGTTGGAGTGGATCCCAATAACGACTTAGCTGTGATTAAAGTCGAAATCCCCGATGAAAGGATTAAGACTTTATCAATGACCAATTCCAACGAAGTCTTCGTTGGCCAGAAAGTCTTGGCTTTAGGCAATCCTTTTGGCCTACAACACACTCTCACAACAGGAATTATTAGCGCTTTGGGCAGAACGATTGAGGCTCAGAATGGAAGAAAGATTGAGGGTGTTTTACAGACTGATGCAGCAATCAACCCAGGAAATTCGGGTGGGCCTTTGCTGAATAGTGAGGGGCTTGTTGTAGGAATCAACTCAGCAATCATTGGCTCAGCAGGAAGCGTGGGGATTGGTTTTGCTATACCTAGTAACACTGCCCGCAGAATCATCCCCGATTTGATTGAGCATGGGTACGTTCAACGACCGTGGTTAGGTGTTGAGCCAATACCTACTCGTTATTTGCGAAGAGCCGGGTTAAACGTCCCAGAAGGTTTATTGGTAGCTCGAGTTGTTGCGGGAACAGCTGCTGGAAATGCTGGTTTGCAGGGGGCTGACAGAGAAATCATTGTTGGTCGTTATCGAATTCCCTGGGGAGGAGATATCCTGACCAAACTGGATGGAGAATCCCTTAGTAATGTTGAAGATCTGGCGCGAATTATTGATGTTCGCCAACCAGGGGAAATCCTGAACATTACATTCGTGCGAGATAGTAAGACCTACCGAACCAAAGTTAAGTTAACCAAACGTCCTCGCCCCTCTTTAACAAATCGATAGTTTTAATTAAATAAATAAAAATAGTAGTTTGTAAGAATGTGCATGCATTTTGAAGATAAATTAGAGATTCAAATGGAATTGATAACTCTTTCACTTCAATTGCTTTATGACACGCTTGCTTGTCATTGGCGACGTTCACGGTTGCCTTATCGAATTAGAAAACCTTCTATGGAAATTGCGATACCAAGTTCAACAGGACAGGTTAGTTTTTGTTGGTGATCTCCTGAATAAAGGCCCTTCAGGTGCCGAAACACTTTCATTCGTCAATGATCTCAAAGATGACGGCGGCGAAGTGATTTATGTGAGGGGGAATCATGATGAAAAATATCTGCAATTTTACCATCAATTTTCCAAAAGAATCCGAAACGGGGAAAAACCACCCCGCAGATTGTGTCAGGGATGGTTGGGGCCCGATGGTCAAAGCACCATTAGTAAATTGAAAAGTCGTGATTGGAGGCTCCTTTTAGAGACACCACTTTCTTTTCAAACAGGGAATCTAACTGTTTTACATGGAGGGCTGTCATCAAAAATTCACTGTAAGCCCAAGCATCTTTTGGATTCAAAGAGCTTTACATCTAAACGCAGAGCTGAAATCAAATCTTTGATGTATATTCGGAAATTGCATAAGGATGGTTCAGTCCCCAATCAGAATGAGACAAGAGGCTTGGTTCCTTGGCAAGATCTTTATGATGGCAGATTTGGCTGGGTTGTTTATGGCCATCAACCCACATCGCATGTCATGCACAGAGGACAAACTATCGGTATTGACACAGCTTGCTGCTATGGTAATCGGCTTACAGCGCTAGTTCAGGAGCCAGGTTCACAAATTCATTGGGAATCTGTATCAGCACGATCCTATTACGCGAATTGTCCTTCGTCCAAGCGTCTCAAGTATGCAGCCACCGCAGTTTGATCCTCATGACGACAAAACCTTCCAGAATTTAGAACATCCACTCTCAATTATAAAGCGCGACAAAAATTGGAAAAAATTACAGGATTGCTGGGAGCTTCAAATTGAAAAATGGATATCTCATAAAATCAAGGAAGAATCCCCTCTCAATAATTGGGAAAAGCTTGTTCTACTTGGAACTTGCATTGGGTTTCACCAAAGAAATCTGTATTGTAATGATCCATCACATCAATACATTTACCCAAAAGTTCTGATGGATGTGCAGAATCTTTTTCCAGAATTCACTCAGGAAGGATCAGATCCAAACCATCCAGATATCCTTAACCAGGTAATTGATTTTGGGATACAATGGGTCTATTACATGGACTGGGATTTGTATATGTCACAGGAGTTGTATTAAATAGCTAATGAACAGTCCTCAGTGACCAAAACTCTGTGAAACACCCCTTTTCATTCCTCTTTTTTCCCTGTTTTTTACTAATCATAATCAGCAAAATTGCTCTTGCTGAAGAATCTTACAGCCAGCATTATCCCGTTCAAATTACTACTACTTCGATTGGTGATGGCTTTTGGGCAGGATCATTCGTCAAGGAAGATCTTTTGTTGGGTTTACAATTCACCAACCACTCAACAAATCTTACCAGAGAAGAAATCTATGATCATAGTATTGGTCAGCAGAGTCAGGTTGTTCTCGTTTTTAATCGTTGGAACCCTACAAGGGAAAAGTCATTCTTTCTTCAGAGTGGCATTGCTCATCGAAAGCAGCATGAAGATACTGTCTTCAGGCGTGATCGCTATCAAGGAGACACCCTAGTTGCTTACGGCCGATTTGGAGGTGTCAAGGTTGTATGGCCGGAGTGGGCTTTTAATCTGGGCTTAGGTTGGCATTGGCACTCAGATCTTGGATTTAGCGGGGGTGTGGGTTACGGGCTGCTTTGGAGTGAGCGTCCAAAAATGACGATTGATTCCAATTATGATTGGTTTGTCACCGAAGCTGAGAATAAATACTTTCAAGCACAACAAGAACAAACTCGGGATAAACTAAACCGGCTTGCAATTTGGCCATTGTACTCAGCCAGTATTGGTTGGACATTTTAGACTGTAATGATGATTGAATGTGATTCACCTCAGTAATCTATGGATCCAAAGGTCAGCTTGGCTAATCGCAATAAGACCAAAAACTCTTGGAGCAGCGGTTGCCCCGGTCCTGATCGGTACTTCGATGGCCATTTCAGATGGATTGTTTCATCTGCTTTCGTGCCTCTTATGTTTGTTTGCCGCAGTCCTTATTCAAATTGGAACCAATTTTTCGAATGACTACTATGACTTTTTCAAAGGTGCGGATACTTCTGAACGTCTCGGACCCAAGCGAGTAACACAATCAGGACTGCTGGAACCTGATGCAGTGAAGCAGTTGTTTGTGATTGTTTTTGCAATGGCTGTGCTGTGTGGCTTTTTTCTGG
This portion of the SAR324 cluster bacterium genome encodes:
- a CDS encoding trypsin-like peptidase domain-containing protein is translated as MFQKLCLFFISLLLSFDLSLARPKISLDERENIRIYEDTSPAVVNISSIAVNYDFFYRPMPSEAGSGTGFFIDREGHIVTNYHVIEGAQELIVTMLDESRWEADIVGVDPNNDLAVIKVEIPDERIKTLSMTNSNEVFVGQKVLALGNPFGLQHTLTTGIISALGRTIEAQNGRKIEGVLQTDAAINPGNSGGPLLNSEGLVVGINSAIIGSAGSVGIGFAIPSNTARRIIPDLIEHGYVQRPWLGVEPIPTRYLRRAGLNVPEGLLVARVVAGTAAGNAGLQGADREIIVGRYRIPWGGDILTKLDGESLSNVEDLARIIDVRQPGEILNITFVRDSKTYRTKVKLTKRPRPSLTNR
- a CDS encoding metallophosphoesterase, giving the protein MTRLLVIGDVHGCLIELENLLWKLRYQVQQDRLVFVGDLLNKGPSGAETLSFVNDLKDDGGEVIYVRGNHDEKYLQFYHQFSKRIRNGEKPPRRLCQGWLGPDGQSTISKLKSRDWRLLLETPLSFQTGNLTVLHGGLSSKIHCKPKHLLDSKSFTSKRRAEIKSLMYIRKLHKDGSVPNQNETRGLVPWQDLYDGRFGWVVYGHQPTSHVMHRGQTIGIDTACCYGNRLTALVQEPGSQIHWESVSARSYYANCPSSKRLKYAATAV